The Xenopus tropicalis strain Nigerian chromosome 7, UCB_Xtro_10.0, whole genome shotgun sequence genome includes a region encoding these proteins:
- the LOC100498054 gene encoding olfactory receptor 8H1-like, producing MYIFLLNLSLIDISFTSTVLPNLLHILLTQQNNISFLGCMTQMYVFASLAGNELFLLTAMAYDRYVAICDYIFIVSAILKIQSSEGRQKAFSTCASHLACVITLYGTVICLYMRPTTSYNIKTDRFFSLLYTVLGPVLNPFIYTLKNREFLCSLSKVMQRFCQLMAVNKTSF from the exons atgtacatattcttgctgaacctttcactcatagacatttcttttacgtcaactgttttacctaatttgctacatattcttctcacacaacaaaataacatttcattcttggggtgtatgactcaaatgtatgtttttgcatCTTTGGCGGGCAATGAATtatttctcctgacggccatggcatatgatcgttatgttgccatctgtgat tacatatttatcgtctctgctatcctgaaaatacaatcctcagaggggagacaaaaagccttttctacctgtgcttctcacctggcctgtgtgataaccctttatgggacagttatttgcctgtatatgagacccaccacaagttataaCATAAAAACTGATAGATTTTTTTCACTGCTGTACACcgtcctgggccctgtgctaaatccttttatttacacactgaaaaatagagaatttctatGTTCCCTAAGTAAAGTAATGCAAAGATTTTGCCAGTTGATGGCAGTCAATAAAACGTCCTTCTAA